The proteins below come from a single Mugil cephalus isolate CIBA_MC_2020 chromosome 7, CIBA_Mcephalus_1.1, whole genome shotgun sequence genomic window:
- the rab2a gene encoding ras-related protein Rab-2A, translating to MAYAYLFKYIIIGDTGVGKSCLLLQFTDKRFQPVHDLTIGVEFGARMITIDGKQIKLQIWDTAGQESFRSITRSYYRGAAGALLVYDITRRDTFNHLTTWLEDARQHSNSNMVIMLIGNKSDLESRREVKKEEGEAFAREHGLIFMETSAKTASNVEEAFINTAKEIYEKIQEGVFDINNEANGIKIGPQHPTTSSILASGQGGQQPGGGCC from the exons ATGGCGTACGCGTACCTCTTCAAATATATCATCATCGGGGACACGG gtgtgGGAAAGTCATGTCTATTACTACAATTCACAGACAAGAGGTTTCAGCCAGTTCACGACCTCACCATTG GTGTGGAGTTTGGAGCGAGGATGATCACTATAGATGGCAAACAGATCAAATTGCAGATCTGGGATACG GCCGGTCAGGAATCGTTCCGGTCCATTACCAGGTCTTACtacagaggagcagctggagcacTGCTAGTCTATGACATCACAAG AAGGGACACCTTCAACCACTTGACGACCTGGTTAGAGGATGCCCGCCAACATTCCAACTCCAATATGGTCATCATGCTCATTGGCAACAAGAG tgacCTGGAGTCGAGGAGAGAggtgaagaaagaggaaggagaagcatTTGCCAGAGAACACGGCCTCATATTCATGGAGACCTCAGCCAAGACTGCCTCTAATGTAGAGGAG GCTTTCATCAACACAGCCAAGGAGATCTATGAGAAGATCCAGGAGGGAGTGTTTGATATCAACAATGAG GCTAACGGTATTAAGATTGGACCCCAGCATCCCACCACCAGCTCCATACTGGCCAGTGGCCAGGGAGGCCAGCAGCCTGGAGGGGGCTGCTGCTGA